A segment of the Odoribacter splanchnicus DSM 20712 genome:
ATCGGTTTCTCCTGTTCGTAATTCTGTGTTCCGAAACTATCCGTTCCTTTGAACATCAGGTGCTCAAAATAGTGGGCCAACCCGGTCGTCTCTGCCGGATCGTTCTTTCCACCGGCGCGGACGGCGACATAGGTCTGAATCCGGGGTTGATCTTTATTGACCGTCATATACACCTTTAAGCCATTGTCTAAAGTATAAATCCGGGCATTCAACGGATCTCCGGGCACCGACTCATACTTAAAGCGGGAATGATCCCCGCACGCAGCGATCAGGACCAGTACACCCAATAGCCACATCGTTTGAAACATTTTTTTCATCTTATCTTTTCATTAAAATTCCTTCTCTTATTTCTTATTTTTCTTCTTCTTTTTCTCCACGGACCATCCGAATTTCCCGATCTTCTTGCCCAGACCGAAATATTCCCCATGAGTATACACCAAAGGATTTGCACGGTCGAGTTCAAATTTTCCCGTTTCGGGGTTCAGATACCGGTCATCGGCCTGTACATTCACCACTTCGGCCAGAAACAGATCATGTGATCCCAGAGGGACGATCTCTTTCACCCGGCATTCGATGCATACAGGGGCTTCTTCAACAATCGGCGCCCGAACCACTCCGGCCTTTCCGGGCGTGAGTTTCATCTCTTCGAATTTCCGGTAATCGCGCCCTGAACGAACTCCACACCAATCCGTAGCAAAAGCCAGGTCTTCGGTTGTCAGGTTGA
Coding sequences within it:
- a CDS encoding flavin reductase family protein, with translation MKHNWKPGTMIYPLPAVLVSCGATPEEYNLFTVAWTGTVCTNPPMCYISVRPKRYSYPIIRRQGEFVINLTTEDLAFATDWCGVRSGRDYRKFEEMKLTPGKAGVVRAPIVEEAPVCIECRVKEIVPLGSHDLFLAEVVNVQADDRYLNPETGKFELDRANPLVYTHGEYFGLGKKIGKFGWSVEKKKKKNKK